GTGTGGTGAAAGGAAGGAACGCGATATGGCGCGCCATCATGATCGCCTCTTTCAGCTTTCTCTGGTGGTTGGCGCAGGTGCCGGTCATCCTTCTCGGCATGATCTTTCCCCGTTCCGTGATGAAGTGCCTGAGCAGCTTCGGGTCTTTGTAATCGATTTCGAGAT
The genomic region above belongs to Syntrophorhabdaceae bacterium and contains:
- the rpsR gene encoding 30S ribosomal protein S18; the protein is MPKPVTRTRPHDGKKRVYVRKRVCRFCQDQNLEIDYKDPKLLRHFITERGKIMPRRMTGTCANHQRKLKEAIMMARHIAFLPFTTLSK